A genomic window from Balaenoptera acutorostrata chromosome 20, mBalAcu1.1, whole genome shotgun sequence includes:
- the STRADA gene encoding STE20-related kinase adapter protein alpha isoform X6, with product MSFLVSKPERIRRWVSEKFIVEGLRDLELFGEQLPGDTRRKTNEASAESIASFSKQEIMSSFLPEGGCYELLTVIGKGFEDLMTVNLARYKPAGEYVTVRRINLEACSNEMVTFLQGELHVSKLFSHPNILPYRATFIADNELWVVTSFMAYGSAKDLICTHFMDGMNELAIAYILQGVLKALDYIHHMGYVHRSVKASHVLISADGKVYLSGLRSNLSMISHGQRQRVVHDFPKYSIKVLPWLSPEVLQQNLQGYDAKSDIYSVGITACELANGHVPFKDMPATQMLLEKLNGTVPCLLDTSTIPAEELTMSTSRSVANSGLSESLAPSSPRTSNGDTPSHPYHRTFSPHFHHFVEQCLQRNPDVRPSASTLLNHSFFKQIKRRASEALPELLRPVTPITNFEGSQSQDHSGIFGLPVAIKLLWGWKGLSAGDRLLCRTTSGPLEPRQKRLTFVRKGGGWGCSGTGLRVSSPLGLILKEQVSAMSCSVPDKRVGLALEPLILFLPSHGNKLCLGLCFVKQLPAASGRWLPCAPRRAEALPHKPRSLCQMRFG from the exons ATGTCTTTTCTTGTAAGTAAACCAGAGCGAATTAGG CGGTGGGTCTCGGAAAAGTTCATTGTTGAGGGCTTAAGAGATTTGGAACTATTTGGAG AGCAGCTTCCGGGTGACACTCGGAGAAAA accAATGAGGCGAGCGCAGAGTCGATAGCATCCTTCTCCAAACAGGAGATCATGAGTAGCTTTCTGCCGGAGGGAGGGTGTTATGAGCTGCTCACCGTTATAG gcAAAGGATTTGAGGACCTGATGACAGTGAACCTAGCAAGGTACAAACCAGCGGGAGAGTATGTGACAGTACGAAGGATTAACCTAGAAGCTTGTTCCAATGAGATGGTGACATTCTTGCAG GGGGAGCTCCATGTCTCTAAGCTCTTCAGCCATCCCAATATCCTGCCATATCGAGCCACCTTTATTGCAGACAATGAGCTGTGGGTTGTCACCTCGTTCATGGCATACG GCTCTGCAAAGGACCTCATCTGCACACACTTCATGGATGGCATGAATGAGCTGGCGATTGCTTACATACTGCAGGGGGTGCTCAAGGCCCTGGACTACATCCACCACATGGGATACGTGCACAG gagTGTCAAAGCCAGCCACGTTCTGATCTCAGCGGATGGGAAGGTCTACCTCTCTGGTTTACGCAGCAACCTCAGCATGATCAGCCACGGGCAGCGGCAGCGTGTGGTCCACGACTTTCCCAAGTACAGTATCAAGGTTCTGCCGTGGCTCAGCCCAGAGGTCCTCCAGCAG AATCTTCAGGGTTACGATGCCAAGTCTGACATCTACAGTGTGGGAATCACGGCCTGTGAACTAGCCAATGGCCACGTCCCCTTTAAGGACATGCCTGCCACCCAG ATGCTGCTGGAGAAGCTGAACGGCACGGTACCCTGCCTGCTGGACACCAGCACCATCCCTGCCGAGGAGCTGACCATGAGCACCTCGCGCTCAGTGGCCAACTCTGGCCTGAGTGAGAGCCTggcccccagcagccccaggacctCCAATGGCGACACGCCATCCCACCCCTATCACCGCACCTTCTCACCCCACTTCCACCACTTTGTGGAGCAGTGCCTTCAGCGTAACCCGGATGTAAG ACCAAGTGCCAGCACCCTCCTGAACCATTCTTTCTTCAAGCAG atCAAGCGGCGTGCCTCAGAGGCTTTGCCTGAGTTACTTCGTCCTGTCACCCCCATCACCAATTTTGAAGGCAGCCAGTCTCAGGATCACAGTGGAATCTTTGGCCTG CCTGTGGCCATCAAACTGCTCTGGGGCTGGAAAGGTCTGAGTGCTGGAGACCGGCTGCTCTGCAGGACCACTTCTGGGCCACTGGAGCCCAGGCAGAAGAGGCTCACTTTTGTCAGGAAAGGAGGTGGATGGGGTTGTTCTGGAACAGGACTCCGTGTCTCCTCACCGTTGGGACTCATACTGAAAGAGCAG GTGAGCGCCATGAGCTGTTCTGTTCCTGACAAGCGTGTGGGCCTCGCTCTTGAGCCACTAATTCTGTTCCTGCCATCGCATGGGAACAAGCTATGCTTAGGGCTGTGCTTCGTGAAACAGCTTCCAGCTGCGTCAGGGAGGTGGCTTCCCTGTGCTCCCCGCAGAGCTGAGGCTCTACCCCACAA GCCTCGCTCCCTGTGTCAAATGAGGTTTGGATGA